A part of Pseudomonas sp. HR96 genomic DNA contains:
- a CDS encoding C40 family peptidase encodes MSSQARIALLVLAAVLGGCASPPPAPKPAPVLLRPIAAAPANAFYPAADDVLIRALGLVGTPYRWGGNTPDSGFDCSGLIGFVYRDAAGISLPRSTREMVEMRAPEIPQQALQSGDLIFFATGGGSQVTHAGIYVGEGRFVHAPATGGTVKLDYLAKPYWQKRYLSAKRVLQPDNLANNR; translated from the coding sequence ATGTCGAGCCAGGCACGCATTGCCCTTCTCGTTCTCGCCGCCGTGCTAGGCGGTTGCGCCAGCCCCCCGCCTGCGCCAAAACCGGCGCCGGTGCTGCTGCGCCCTATCGCGGCGGCGCCTGCCAACGCCTTTTATCCGGCCGCCGACGACGTGCTGATACGCGCGCTTGGGCTGGTGGGCACGCCTTATCGCTGGGGCGGCAACACGCCTGACTCAGGCTTTGATTGCAGTGGTCTGATCGGCTTCGTCTACCGCGATGCGGCTGGCATCAGCCTGCCGCGCTCGACGCGCGAGATGGTCGAGATGCGGGCCCCGGAAATCCCGCAGCAGGCGCTGCAATCCGGCGATCTGATCTTCTTCGCCACCGGCGGCGGCTCCCAGGTGACCCACGCCGGCATCTATGTCGGCGAAGGTCGCTTCGTGCATGCCCCGGCCACGGGTGGCACCGTCAAGCTCGACTACCTGGCCAAGCCCTATTGGCAGAAGCGCTACCTCAGCGCCAAGCGCGTGTTACAGCCGGATAATCTGGCGAACAACCGCTGA
- a CDS encoding C40 family peptidase, with the protein MLKRLAPLVPIALVTLLFGCAAQSPQQQADTQPVFIGPVSAQAKPASLLRVPSQPHTRVQASGSVLDDVASTEDSTEEELNQFAGNAPYKMPMLADSILERGKSLIGTRYRTGGSTESGFDCSGFIGYLFREEAGMTLPRSTREMINVKAPVVARNNLKPGDLLFFSTRGRGRVSHAGIYLGDDQFIHSSSHRSGGVRIDNLDDSYWSKTFIEAKRALAMAPTTVLSKK; encoded by the coding sequence ATGCTGAAGCGCTTAGCACCCCTCGTGCCCATCGCACTCGTTACCTTGCTGTTCGGTTGCGCGGCTCAGTCGCCCCAACAGCAGGCAGATACCCAACCGGTCTTCATCGGCCCGGTTTCCGCTCAGGCCAAGCCAGCGTCGCTGCTGCGCGTGCCGAGCCAGCCGCACACTCGCGTGCAGGCTTCCGGTTCCGTGCTCGACGACGTCGCATCGACCGAAGACTCCACCGAAGAAGAGCTGAACCAGTTCGCCGGCAACGCCCCCTACAAGATGCCAATGCTGGCTGATAGCATCCTGGAGCGTGGCAAGTCGCTGATCGGTACCCGTTATCGTACCGGTGGCAGCACCGAGTCGGGCTTTGACTGCAGCGGCTTCATTGGTTACCTGTTTCGCGAAGAGGCCGGCATGACCCTGCCGCGTTCCACCCGCGAAATGATCAACGTCAAGGCGCCGGTGGTTGCACGCAACAACCTCAAGCCGGGCGATCTGCTGTTCTTCAGCACGCGCGGCCGTGGCCGCGTGAGCCATGCCGGCATCTATCTGGGTGACGATCAGTTCATTCATTCCAGCAGCCACCGCAGCGGCGGTGTGCGCATCGACAACCTCGATGACAGCTACTGGAGCAAGACCTTCATCGAGGCCAAACGGGCCCTGGCCATGGCGCCAACCACCGTGCTCTCGAAGAAGTAA
- the hda gene encoding DnaA regulatory inactivator Hda: MKPIQLPLGVRLRDDATFVNYYPGANAAALGYVERLCEADAGWTESLIYLWGKHGVGRTHLLQAACLRFEQIGEPAVYLPLAELIEHGVGILDDLEQYELVCLDDLQVVAGKADWEEALFHLFNRLRDSGRRLLIAASHSPRELPVKLADLKSRLTLALIFQMRPLSDEDKLRALQLRASRRGLHLTDEVGHFILTRGSRSMSALFELLEQLDQASLQAQRKLTIPFLKETLGW, translated from the coding sequence ATGAAACCGATTCAGCTGCCCCTGGGTGTGCGTCTGCGTGACGACGCCACCTTCGTCAACTACTATCCAGGCGCCAACGCTGCCGCCCTCGGCTACGTAGAGCGGCTGTGTGAAGCCGACGCCGGTTGGACAGAAAGCCTCATCTACCTCTGGGGCAAGCACGGGGTAGGGCGCACTCACCTGTTGCAGGCGGCCTGCCTGCGCTTCGAGCAAATTGGCGAGCCGGCGGTGTACCTGCCGCTGGCCGAACTGATCGAGCACGGCGTCGGCATTCTCGACGACCTCGAGCAGTATGAGCTGGTCTGTCTCGATGACCTGCAGGTGGTGGCCGGCAAGGCGGACTGGGAAGAGGCGTTGTTCCACCTGTTCAACCGCCTGCGTGACAGCGGTCGGCGCCTGCTGATCGCCGCCTCCCATTCGCCACGCGAGCTGCCGGTGAAACTGGCTGACCTCAAGTCGCGCCTGACCCTGGCGCTGATCTTCCAGATGCGTCCTCTCTCCGACGAAGACAAGCTGCGCGCCCTGCAATTGCGTGCATCGCGTCGTGGCCTGCACCTGACCGACGAAGTCGGGCACTTTATCCTCACCCGCGGCAGTCGCAGCATGAGCGCCTTGTTCGAGTTGCTCGAACAGCTCGACCAGGCCTCGTTGCAGGCACAGCGCAAGCTGACCATTCCCTTCCTCAAGGAAACCCTGGGCTGGTAG
- a CDS encoding AI-2E family transporter, translating to MTYSHRWFWIGMALLACAFVYFLHPILTPFLIAMVLAYMADPLVDRLEAWGFSRTLGVVSVFALFTIIFLALLLVLVPMLAKQLVRLYELAPQALDWLQHFALPWVQAHLGLGDGFWKFDKIKAAISEHMGQTGDIVGVVLSQATASSLALIGWISNLVLIPVVGFYLLRDWDLMMAKIRSLLPREREGQVVELAGECHEVLGAFVRGQLLVMLALGVIYAGGLMLVGVELGLLIGLMAGLAAIVPYMGFTLGIVAAMAAGLFQYGLDPFHLVAIAAVFMVGQLLEGMVLTPLLVGDRIGLHPVAVIFAILAGGELFGFTGVLIALPVAAVIMVLIRHVHDLYKKSDIYGGKEDPDL from the coding sequence ATGACCTATTCGCACCGTTGGTTCTGGATCGGCATGGCGTTGCTGGCCTGCGCATTCGTGTATTTCCTGCACCCCATCCTTACCCCGTTCCTGATCGCCATGGTTCTGGCCTACATGGCCGACCCGCTGGTGGACCGCCTGGAAGCCTGGGGCTTCTCGCGCACCTTGGGGGTGGTCAGCGTGTTCGCGCTGTTTACCATTATTTTCCTCGCCCTGCTGCTGGTGCTGGTGCCGATGCTGGCCAAGCAGCTGGTGCGCCTGTACGAGCTGGCGCCCCAGGCGCTGGACTGGCTGCAACACTTCGCCCTGCCATGGGTGCAGGCGCATCTGGGCCTGGGTGATGGCTTCTGGAAGTTCGACAAGATCAAGGCGGCCATCAGCGAGCACATGGGGCAGACCGGCGACATCGTCGGCGTGGTACTGAGCCAGGCGACAGCTTCGAGCCTGGCGCTGATCGGCTGGATCAGCAACCTGGTGCTGATCCCGGTGGTAGGGTTCTACCTGTTGCGCGACTGGGACCTGATGATGGCCAAGATCCGTAGCCTGCTGCCGCGCGAGCGCGAAGGCCAGGTGGTGGAATTGGCGGGCGAGTGTCACGAAGTGCTGGGTGCCTTTGTCCGCGGGCAACTGCTGGTGATGCTGGCATTGGGCGTCATCTACGCCGGTGGCCTGATGCTGGTGGGCGTCGAGCTGGGCCTGTTGATCGGGCTGATGGCGGGCCTGGCGGCGATCGTGCCGTACATGGGCTTTACCCTGGGTATCGTTGCGGCCATGGCCGCCGGGCTGTTCCAGTATGGTCTGGACCCATTCCACCTGGTGGCCATCGCAGCGGTGTTCATGGTCGGGCAACTGCTCGAAGGCATGGTATTGACCCCCTTGCTGGTGGGCGATCGCATCGGCCTGCATCCGGTGGCAGTGATTTTCGCGATTCTGGCCGGCGGCGAGTTGTTCGGCTTCACCGGGGTGCTGATCGCCCTGCCGGTGGCGGCGGTGATCATGGTGCTGATCCGTCATGTGCACGACCTGTACAAGAAATCTGACATTTACGGCGGCAAGGAAGATCCTGATCTGTAA
- a CDS encoding DUF2066 domain-containing protein produces the protein MRLSPYLLAGCIASLSLQGHAETVNNLYQVLEPVASQTPDERSAATQRALETLVLRLTGDPKAIASPGLAAVRKDPQQIISQFGYDAGPPQALQVDFDPVSTDSQLRQAGLPTWGSNRPSILGWWLNDSVDGSSLVGDGQATAGPLRRAAQHRGLPLRLPLADLNEQLAATAKNLEGSDATPLRAASERYGADALLAVHAHQEGDKWTAKWRLWLGDKQDNGTAEGADQAALADALLLAVSERLAPRYLAKPGASTDLTLQVQGNTLERYAQLGRLLEPFGARLKSVDGDTLLYRVTGSPEQLRAQLTLAKLQEVHPDPAALPAVTPAAAGTAPVAQPAPSAPAADLVFHW, from the coding sequence ATGCGCTTGAGTCCGTATCTGTTAGCCGGTTGTATTGCCAGCCTGAGCCTGCAAGGCCATGCCGAAACCGTGAACAACCTGTATCAGGTACTCGAACCCGTGGCCAGCCAGACGCCCGACGAGCGCAGCGCCGCCACCCAGCGTGCCCTCGAAACCCTGGTGCTGCGCCTGACCGGCGACCCCAAGGCGATCGCCAGCCCCGGGCTTGCCGCCGTGCGCAAGGACCCGCAGCAGATCATCAGCCAGTTTGGCTACGACGCCGGGCCACCGCAGGCGCTGCAGGTGGATTTCGATCCGGTCAGCACCGACAGCCAGCTGCGTCAGGCCGGGCTGCCGACCTGGGGCAGCAATCGGCCGTCGATCCTCGGCTGGTGGCTGAACGATAGCGTCGACGGCAGCAGCCTGGTCGGCGATGGCCAGGCCACGGCCGGCCCGCTGCGCCGCGCCGCGCAGCACCGCGGCCTGCCCCTGCGCCTGCCGCTGGCCGACCTCAACGAACAACTGGCGGCCACTGCGAAAAACCTCGAAGGCAGCGACGCCACGCCGCTGCGCGCGGCGTCCGAACGCTACGGCGCCGATGCCCTGCTGGCGGTGCATGCCCACCAGGAGGGCGACAAATGGACCGCCAAATGGCGCCTCTGGCTGGGCGACAAACAGGATAACGGTACGGCTGAAGGCGCCGATCAGGCGGCCCTCGCCGATGCGCTGCTGCTGGCTGTCAGCGAGCGCCTGGCGCCGCGCTACCTGGCCAAACCAGGTGCCAGCACCGACCTGACCTTGCAGGTGCAGGGCAACACCCTGGAGCGCTATGCCCAGCTGGGGCGCCTGCTCGAACCCTTCGGCGCGCGGCTCAAGAGCGTCGATGGCGACACCTTGCTCTACCGGGTCACGGGCAGCCCCGAGCAGCTGCGCGCACAGCTGACCCTGGCCAAGCTGCAGGAGGTGCATCCCGACCCGGCTGCGCTGCCTGCCGTCACGCCCGCAGCAGCAGGTACGGCCCCTGTGGCGCAACCGGCGCCAAGCGCGCCGGCCGCCGACCTGGTGTTTCACTGGTAG
- the purM gene encoding phosphoribosylformylglycinamidine cyclo-ligase, giving the protein MSKQPSVSYKDAGVDIDAGEALVERIKGVAKRTARPEVMGGLGGFGALCEIPAGYKQPVLVSGTDGVGTKLRLALNLNRHDSIGIDLVAMCVNDLVVCGAEPLFFLDYYATGKLNVDTAADVVTGIGAGCELAGCSLVGGETAEMPGMYEGEDYDLAGFCVGVVEKAEIIDGSRVAAGDALIALPSSGPHSNGYSLVRKIIEVAGADIETVQLDGKPLTDLLMAPTRIYVKPLLKLIKDTGAVKAMAHITGGGLLDNIPRVLPKGAQAKVDVASWTRPAVFDWLQEKGNVDEHEMHRVLNCGVGMVICVAQADVQKTLANLQASGEQPWVIGEIGVAAEGAAQVELLNLKAH; this is encoded by the coding sequence ATGAGCAAGCAACCCTCCGTGAGCTACAAGGACGCCGGTGTAGACATCGACGCCGGTGAAGCACTGGTCGAACGCATCAAAGGCGTCGCCAAGCGCACCGCTCGCCCCGAGGTCATGGGCGGCCTGGGTGGCTTCGGCGCCCTTTGCGAGATCCCGGCGGGTTACAAGCAACCTGTGCTGGTCTCCGGCACGGACGGCGTGGGCACCAAGCTGCGCCTGGCGCTCAATCTGAACCGTCACGACAGCATCGGCATCGACCTGGTCGCCATGTGCGTGAACGACCTGGTGGTGTGCGGCGCCGAGCCGCTGTTCTTCCTTGATTACTACGCCACCGGCAAGCTCAACGTCGACACGGCTGCCGACGTGGTCACCGGCATCGGCGCCGGTTGCGAGCTGGCCGGCTGCTCGCTGGTGGGCGGCGAAACCGCCGAAATGCCCGGCATGTACGAAGGCGAAGACTACGACTTGGCCGGCTTCTGCGTCGGCGTGGTGGAAAAAGCCGAGATCATCGACGGTTCCAGGGTCGCCGCCGGCGACGCGCTGATCGCCCTGCCCTCGTCCGGTCCGCACTCCAACGGCTACTCGCTGGTGCGCAAGATCATCGAAGTGGCCGGCGCCGACATCGAAACCGTGCAGCTCGACGGCAAGCCGTTGACCGACCTGCTGATGGCGCCCACGCGCATCTACGTCAAGCCGTTGCTCAAGCTGATCAAGGACACCGGCGCGGTCAAGGCCATGGCCCACATCACCGGCGGCGGCCTGCTCGACAACATTCCGCGCGTACTGCCAAAGGGTGCCCAGGCCAAGGTCGACGTGGCCAGCTGGACGCGCCCGGCGGTGTTCGACTGGCTGCAGGAGAAGGGCAACGTCGACGAACACGAGATGCATCGCGTGCTCAACTGCGGCGTCGGCATGGTCATCTGCGTGGCTCAGGCCGACGTGCAGAAAACGCTCGCCAATTTGCAAGCCTCAGGCGAACAGCCCTGGGTAATCGGTGAAATCGGCGTGGCCGCCGAAGGCGCAGCGCAGGTCGAGTTGCTCAACCTCAAGGCACACTGA
- the purN gene encoding phosphoribosylglycinamide formyltransferase yields MPQPVNVVVLLSGTGSNLQALIDSIEATPGHPARVRAVISNRADALGLQRARDAGIDTAVLDHKAYADREAFDRALVALIDGFGADLVVLAGFMRILSVMFVRHYAGRLLNIHPSLLPRYKGLDTHQRALDAGDREHGCSVHFVTEELDGGPLVVQAVVPVAEGDDASRLAARVHAQEHQIYPLAVRWFAEGRLSLGEQGAILDGQLLGASGRRIPA; encoded by the coding sequence ATGCCTCAGCCCGTCAATGTGGTGGTGTTGCTGTCGGGTACCGGCAGCAACCTGCAAGCGCTGATCGACAGCATCGAGGCGACCCCGGGCCACCCGGCTCGGGTGCGCGCCGTGATCTCCAACCGTGCCGACGCCTTGGGCCTGCAACGCGCTCGCGATGCCGGCATCGACACCGCAGTGCTCGACCACAAGGCCTACGCCGACCGCGAAGCCTTCGACCGCGCCCTGGTGGCGCTGATTGACGGTTTCGGCGCCGACCTGGTCGTGCTTGCCGGCTTCATGCGCATCCTCAGTGTCATGTTCGTGCGCCACTATGCCGGCCGGCTGTTGAACATCCACCCGTCCCTGCTGCCTCGCTACAAAGGCCTCGACACCCACCAGCGCGCCCTCGACGCCGGCGACCGCGAGCACGGCTGCAGTGTGCACTTCGTCACCGAGGAACTCGATGGGGGGCCTCTGGTCGTACAGGCAGTCGTGCCGGTGGCCGAAGGCGATGACGCCAGCCGCCTGGCCGCCCGGGTGCACGCCCAGGAGCACCAGATCTACCCACTGGCCGTGCGCTGGTTTGCCGAAGGCCGCTTGAGCCTGGGCGAGCAAGGTGCAATATTGGACGGCCAATTACTGGGGGCCAGTGGCCGCCGGATTCCGGCCTGA
- a CDS encoding DUF3108 domain-containing protein, giving the protein MRRALLLALALLASPVFAGELKPFSASYTADWKQLPMSGTAERSLSKDGDTWTLNFKAAMMIASLTESSTIKVDKDALLPQTYHFERGGLGKTKKVDLTFDWSSKFVTGTDRNDAIKLPLNRGVVDKSTYQLALQQDVAAGKKSMSYQVVDGNEIETYDFRVLGTEKVDTKAGQVDAVKVERVRDPTQTKRITVLWFAKDWSYLLVRLQQVETDGKEYNIMLQDGTVDGKAVKGS; this is encoded by the coding sequence ATGCGTCGCGCTTTGCTTTTGGCCCTTGCCCTGCTTGCCTCGCCGGTGTTTGCCGGCGAGCTCAAGCCGTTCTCTGCCAGCTACACCGCCGACTGGAAACAGCTGCCCATGAGCGGTACCGCCGAGCGCAGCCTGAGCAAGGACGGCGATACCTGGACGCTGAATTTCAAGGCGGCCATGATGATCGCCAGCCTCACCGAGAGCAGCACCATCAAGGTCGACAAGGACGCGCTGCTGCCACAGACCTACCATTTCGAGCGCGGTGGCCTGGGCAAGACCAAGAAGGTCGACCTGACCTTCGACTGGTCGAGCAAGTTCGTCACCGGCACCGACCGCAACGATGCCATCAAGCTGCCGCTCAACCGCGGCGTGGTCGACAAGTCCACCTATCAGCTGGCGCTGCAGCAGGACGTCGCCGCCGGCAAGAAAAGCATGAGCTACCAGGTGGTCGACGGCAACGAGATCGAGACCTACGACTTCCGCGTGCTGGGCACCGAGAAGGTCGACACCAAGGCCGGCCAGGTTGACGCCGTGAAGGTCGAGCGGGTACGCGACCCGACGCAGACCAAGCGCATCACCGTACTCTGGTTCGCCAAGGACTGGAGCTACCTTCTGGTGCGTCTGCAACAGGTGGAAACCGACGGCAAGGAATACAACATCATGCTGCAGGACGGCACGGTGGACGGCAAGGCGGTCAAGGGCAGCTGA
- a CDS encoding DUF2058 domain-containing protein gives MSISLRDQLLKAGLVNQKQVKQVSKDKQKQKRMEHKGQVEVDDTQQRLAQEAMAEKVKRDQELNRQQQEKVEQKARAAQVKQLIEATRLPKLNTEDYYNFVDDKKVKRLSVNSLMRSKLSSGGLAIVQHAGGYEVIPRESALKVQERDPQRIVLLNTVTEEVESGDDPYAAYKIPDDLMW, from the coding sequence ATGAGTATTTCCCTCCGCGACCAATTGCTCAAAGCCGGTCTGGTCAACCAGAAGCAGGTCAAGCAGGTCAGCAAAGACAAGCAGAAACAAAAACGCATGGAGCACAAGGGGCAAGTCGAGGTCGACGACACTCAGCAGCGCCTGGCCCAGGAGGCCATGGCCGAGAAGGTCAAGCGCGACCAGGAACTCAACCGCCAGCAGCAGGAGAAGGTCGAGCAAAAGGCCAGGGCGGCCCAGGTCAAGCAGCTGATCGAGGCTACGCGGCTGCCCAAGCTGAACACCGAGGATTACTACAACTTCGTTGACGACAAGAAGGTCAAGCGCCTGTCGGTCAACAGCCTGATGCGCAGCAAGTTGAGCAGCGGTGGCCTGGCCATCGTGCAGCATGCCGGTGGCTATGAGGTGATCCCGCGCGAGTCGGCGCTCAAGGTGCAGGAGCGAGACCCGCAGCGCATCGTGCTGCTCAATACGGTGACCGAGGAAGTGGAGAGCGGTGACGATCCGTATGCGGCGTACAAGATCCCTGACGACCTGATGTGGTAA
- the mazG gene encoding nucleoside triphosphate pyrophosphohydrolase, which produces MYTLQDLLNLMARLRDPQFGCPWDLKQNFASIVPFTLEEAYEVADAIEQGDFEQLRGELGDLLFQVVYYAQLAQEEGRFEFAGVVDGITRKLIRRHPHVFPTGELYAPLDVPRLDDTQVKRRWEEIKAQERAEKAVAPEQLSLLDDVPVALPALNRAAKLQKRAASVGFDWPAALPVLDKVREELDEVLQAMADGEQTAMEEEIGDLLFSVVNLARHLKVDPENALRGANRKFERRFRFIEQALRDTGRPIEDCALEELDALWGEAKRQEKNLPSCG; this is translated from the coding sequence ATGTACACTTTGCAAGACCTGCTCAACCTCATGGCACGTCTGCGCGACCCGCAGTTTGGCTGCCCGTGGGATCTCAAGCAGAACTTCGCGAGCATCGTGCCCTTCACCCTCGAAGAGGCCTACGAAGTGGCCGATGCCATCGAGCAGGGCGACTTCGAGCAGCTGCGCGGCGAGCTCGGCGACCTGTTGTTCCAGGTGGTCTACTACGCGCAGCTGGCCCAGGAAGAGGGGCGCTTCGAATTTGCCGGGGTGGTCGACGGCATCACCCGCAAGTTGATCCGCCGCCATCCTCACGTGTTCCCCACCGGCGAGCTGTACGCGCCGCTGGATGTGCCGCGGCTCGACGATACCCAGGTCAAGCGGCGCTGGGAGGAGATCAAGGCCCAGGAGCGTGCCGAGAAAGCCGTGGCGCCCGAGCAGCTGTCGCTGCTGGATGACGTACCGGTCGCGTTGCCCGCGCTCAACCGCGCTGCCAAGCTGCAGAAGCGGGCGGCCAGTGTCGGCTTCGACTGGCCGGCCGCGCTTCCTGTGCTGGACAAGGTGCGCGAGGAGTTGGATGAAGTGTTGCAAGCCATGGCCGACGGCGAGCAGACGGCCATGGAGGAAGAGATCGGCGACCTGTTGTTCAGCGTGGTCAACCTGGCCCGCCACCTCAAGGTCGACCCGGAAAACGCCCTGCGCGGGGCCAATCGCAAATTCGAGCGACGCTTTCGTTTCATCGAACAGGCATTGCGCGACACCGGGCGTCCGATCGAAGATTGTGCCCTGGAAGAACTGGACGCTCTGTGGGGCGAAGCCAAACGTCAGGAAAAGAACCTGCCCAGCTGCGGCTGA